One region of Verrucomicrobiota bacterium genomic DNA includes:
- a CDS encoding HU family DNA-binding protein produces MSNNLTKRDIVLKIYEDSRNDFPQKDVKEIVQQTLDAIGEAICEGMNVELRNFGVFQIQVRKARVGRNPNRPETDVMIPTRAVIKFKAGKEMKEKLKHLDLDSLDGSRE; encoded by the coding sequence ATGTCCAACAACCTGACAAAACGAGATATAGTCCTCAAGATTTACGAGGATTCGCGAAACGACTTTCCGCAGAAGGATGTGAAAGAGATCGTGCAACAGACGCTCGACGCCATTGGTGAAGCGATTTGCGAAGGGATGAATGTCGAGCTTAGGAACTTCGGCGTCTTTCAAATCCAGGTGAGAAAAGCAAGGGTGGGTCGCAATCCGAACCGTCCGGAAACGGATGTGATGATTCCTACGAGGGCGGTGATTAAGTTCAAGGCGGGTAAAGAGATGAAGGAAAAACTCAAACACCTTGATCTCGATTCGCTCGACGGGTCGCGGGAGTAG